Part of the Capsicum annuum cultivar UCD-10X-F1 unplaced genomic scaffold, UCD10Xv1.1 ctg998, whole genome shotgun sequence genome is shown below.
ttTCTTACCTCATCAATGAAAGATTGAGAATCCTCATCCATCTTTGACCtatagaactcaggtggattcaacctcataaagtTCGAATCCGAGATGCAGTTAGGTTACCATTTTGCTAAAGTGGTACTACTGCTTATTAGTTTCCCTGAACAGTGACATTCACATATTGGGCCAATGCTTGAAAGGCATCCTAAAATTTAGGATAagatatattctcattcagaAGGTCTGCGTGCAGGGGTGGTTGAACACTATTTCTGCGTGCGTCGGCTCGACGAAGAGTCATATTCTGTCACGTAAAAGAACAAGTTAAGGAAGATATAAACAACTATAAGCATGGTAGATCATGAAATAAATTATGGTTCCTAACTCATTCCATAGCCTCTTGATCATAAATGTGGAATGCTTCATactcatgatcaagactctacgtaatgcagCTTGTCCAACTCCCTAGGAATGTTtcaaccttagtctctgataccaagtttgtaatgcctcgaaagcACCCCctgaacgtcacacggtgcttaagactactaatagccctaagataacccataatatctatttattttgAAACTCATATGAGAAGTGAACTAACATTTAAGAAATTAAAGGTAAACAACTCCACATCTTAACATAAGTCTTTAATTTTGAAAACCTTAAACAAATTCTTTGAATTTAAACATacacagtctgacaagcctctactactaactagaggaaatcaaataactaaaatactacaTCATTGAAAGAAAGTCGGGTAAGctgggtcctcgaactatgagggcACCAAAAGTCAAGATGTAAGTGATGATGCCCGTAGTCAAATATGCTGCTAGAAACAAGCACCAGAAccaacattataagacaatatagaatatagacatatatatgggtcagcacctctggaatgtactgagtatgtgggggtgaatgcataagtaaaacaataactgaatatataagaaaactttcaaatgatgcatgctaagcttaaatgactcaccttgagcttgaataaaataaaagacttcAGGATCataaaacattaataataatgCATGAGAGAAAACTTAGTGAGCCATAGCATTTAGTttctaaattcttttttttaattctttcttatgggagattcatctaaccgacataaaccacgtgagctaccgtggagtccaacgtcttacccacgttggagAGAGTTATCCTACCCTtaccattagaatagaaccttaacttaagtgatcactgaactttatccatattggaaaaaaaagtTTAACCTATGGTGGCTTGTAGTTTTCCAAAATTTAGGATACACTCATCCACATTCCtttctcaatgctaaatactagtcccaaaatacttatatgcttatactttaagaaatccaccttaaaatagcataagggtttatagaatgaaacccaattatgcttctctttactttaaatcataatcaagatgaacagttgtggatttcatgtcttaactttagatcaaaagatcaagcttttctttaaatcttgttataaaacatatcaatggagcttaagagtataaacttcttgtaaactcgGTACTTGCACTTAGGACTTGGAATTCATGCTTTGtttcatataaattcataataaaacattatGCTCAATAATCACTTTGAAATCTTTTAACAATATCCCagtcaagataataaaattcaaatcacaatataaatctcACAAGTTAAACATAAATATACGTAAACCTTGTTGTACTTAAAGCTTTAAACCGCATAGTAGtgtcatacttcaagaatatggttattggggtgaaaaccctaattcaaaacaagtatattaaatctcaaaatcatgcacTTTGGTCACAAGGATGTAATATTATCCTTATTCATAAATTCCAAATACCTaaaaatttttgacttgtgaagagagttTGAACCTTGGGACTTGACCGATGAAGTTGTGTGAGCAACCCTAATATTGATGTTCTTAAAGATGGGAGGAGAGATGATATTGTTAATTGATTGAGTaatagtgtaaaataaaaaaccaaaaagtCATTTAACTGAACATTACAAAATTTAGTCGCCAGTCTTTACGAGTCCCCCATAAAACTCGCATCTATCACTCTAGTATCCAAATAACTCTATAGaagggagtcatgagatttgggaggaaaggaaaactcagtccttgTTATATATGTCCTCATAAGATTACGAGGAGGATTAGTAAAGTGGATGTGAGTTAGATTTGCCCACAAGTTTAGCTTCAATTCATACCGTCTTTCATGATTCAATGCTTTAaaagtgtattggagatcattTGCTTGTGTTGCCTATTGAGGAGATTGGTGTGATAGATTCATTGTCATATGAAGAAATACTCATAGCGATATTGGATCGGCAGGTTCAACAATTGAGGAGCAAATAGATAGTTTCGGTCAAGTGTTATAGAGGAATCAAAAAGTAGAGAAAGCTACTTGAGAATCAGAGGATGATATGCGTACAAGATACCCATCATTTTTCAAATCATCAGATAATACCATGAATAGAGAGTTAATTTGTACCaaaataattctataggtgtagCCTTTCTGTGACTAATTCTCCAATTATGTAGAATTGAGGAATCCTTGCTTGACATTTTATAGCCATTTTTTAATTTGCATTCCTTGAACCTTTTCATTTATGTACTAATACTCTTAATTAATTAGTGTACAACTTATTGCTCAATACAACTCCTCCAATTCTTCTATTTATGTAGCAATATGGAACACTTTTAGTACCTGTAAGGAAGAGAAACCAAAAAGTATTGAATAGATGGCAGGTTACGAAGATGAAAAAGCATTCTAGATAGGGTTGTGTATCGGTCAGTTCAAttcggttttatatattattggttCGGTCTATtaattttcgatttttaaatatactaaaccaataatcaaaccaataagatattttttatcagtttttggtttatcgatttttagtccttaaaggttcggtttttggtttaaccgataagaaaatactcataaaataaaaatagtagtaacaactaacaagaaaaaaaattgaatcttagttaCAACCAAACATCCTACATGATacgttttaatttacaagaatcttcaagtttagactaaatgttgttaggagaaattaagagtttgtataattgaaataacaggttttttaatttgtagaaattaaagaaaaattaagagaaatatataataagtcatatatatatatacatattcttattgggttatcggtttacccaataacccaataagaaaaagtcaaaccgaatcagtaacctaataatttttttttataaaaccattaaaaaactgttaacccaataacaataaaccaataacatttttagcggtttggtttatcggtctgttcgatttttgcacacccctaattcTAGCATTTGATATGCTAGGTACAGTAATTGTACAGATTATGAAGGGTCATTGCGTAGATTTGAAGGGTTAGAAATTCATAAGTATCTTCATGCAATTTAAATAGAGACacttatttaacttttaaaattataattcatcgtctttcctttttttgtgtgtgttcttTCATCTCTAGCCTCTACTTAtcgtttttcttttcttttctcatttttttacttttttctttacttctctatcctcttttcttttctcattttttttacttttttctttttttcattattgatttcctttctctcttttttttttctcttttttttctttcttttgttgtaatttatattttatattcttttgtaTTTCTGAAAAATATGGCTATGTTGAATAAAAGTCATGAATAATGATAGATATATCATAACcgttattgtatttgtatttaccatcatttcttttttttttcttttttcttttctttttttcttttttttaactttttttttctattttcgttttccttttttttcttcgaTTCTTTCTTTTCGTTTTTTGTTCTCTTCCATCTCcatcttctatttctatttttttcttttctttttttagttattttttatattttttcgtgttttttccttttttttctttttggtttctttcttcttcttttttgtctattttcgttttcttcttctttttttaattcatatttttttcatttgtttctcTCTTCTGTCTGtagattcattttctctttcttcttttttatattttattggttttcttttttatattttttatttctctcttattttggtttattttatgtTCTTTTGAATTTTCTGAAATATTGATTATGTTGGGCagaagtcatggatgataacgaaaataccacaATCGTAAATTGTATTTAtattcgcaccatcatttatatttttgtatcatttatataattgtatttgtattttatagttcacacttgcatttatatttgtattttatagttcacatttctatttgtattttgtagctcgcacttgtatttgtattttatagttcgcaccatcatttatatttttgtatttgttgatacAATTGTACTTATATTTTATCGTTTGcgccattatttttatttgtactttatagtttgtatttatatatgtattttatagttcacacttgcaTATGTGTTTTAtagtttgcaccatcatttatattatatacaattttcacatgtattttaaagaatttttttgtatttgtattttatagttgatcgcatattatatttttattttgtggtttatattttatttgtatttgtttttatattctattttcatcTATTCACTTGTACTTTTAAAAGAACtgtttaatatttatatttataagttgaccacatattatatttatatttgtaatttcatttatttgaatttgtagttgacaacatcatttgtatatttaaacaaatgaaaaatattagttatttttctttctacgaatacttgtaTAAATACTCattgatacaaattatattttattaatacaaattgagcaataaaaatataaatgataaattacacaaatataaatattaaattatacaaatacaaatggtaCTTTTGTattaaatgatacatgtttatacaatttgaacaatacacatataaatgatacttgtttatatataaatacaaattataaattCGACATACAAATACCAGTgatacatttgcattgaatgacacatttcatatttaaatattttagattcaagcaaatacaattaattcatatatttatgtgtataaaatacaaatgataaattatattcactctaaattattcaaatataaattctgGATTTATTTAAATACATAGtatgatatgaataaatataaaatagaaaaataaaaaatacaaaataagacaaaaaaaaacaaaaaatatgaaaaaataaaaagggagaaaaatgacaagaaagaaaaaaaaaagaaaattaaaaaaagacagcaaaataaaaaagaaataaaaacaaaaaaaatagatgaaaaaaaggaaaagaaaatattaaaaaaggaaaaggaaaaaaaagaatcaaaaaactgaaaaagataaaatggaatagaaaaaaaaaacggaaaaggaaaaaaatgaaaaagaaaaaattcgaAAAGTAAAaacagaagaaagagaaatagggaaggaaagaaagaaaataaaggagagatGCTATAGATCATATTTAATTGGCAAAAGAGGTTATGAactgtaattaattaaaatttagacTAAATAGGGCTATTAGGAGCTTATGTTTTCTAAGTCACGTAGTTATCTCATTTAAATATTACAATTTGAgtaaattacatattttattaattatattttcatttagtaTAGGGGCAAAATGGTAATTCAACTTTTGCCTAAAAAATTTTCCAGTCTTACAATTTGAgtaaattacatattttattaattatattttcatttagtaTAAGGGCAAAATGGTAATTCAATTTTTGCCTAAAAATTTTTCCAGTCTTAGTATAATTTGATATTATTAAGTTCAGTGAACATGACGAAATATAATTATGTAGCTTTTTGTCGTTATAGTTGATAGCATTTAATGATCACATGTGAAATTAACTCGAAACAGGACCTTGGAGACCGTCAGGTGATCCATTCATTGCTAATGTTAATGTTTACAATGGAATTTATTGGAATGGATCTCTATGATGAAGAAGATGCAGATGAACAAGTTTATtttcttagtgcaattggtgcttTTGAGTATGTTGAGTCTTTGTGTTGTGTTTGAATTATTTGCATACCTATTTGTTCTTGTACGCTATTATTTGGTTTTTGAGTATAGTAAGTCTTTGTTTTGCCTATAGCTCTAGAGATTTAATGTCACGTATGATTGTTGAACTTTACGCCTGTATGAGTAAAGTCACAAAATTAAACTGAAGTCGAACTTTACccattatattaataaaatatttaactgTTTTTTGTTTGATTAAAGTCATTAAACTTTATCCATTGTATCAAGTTGGTCTGGATAAAACAGTGTTCTCTTCACATAATTTCTTCTTAAAAGGCAAACCATAATTATAGTACAGCTTCCTATGAAAGGTACTACAAGTATCTTCTTAAAAATgatatacaattaataaattaccAATTACTATCATAcatcatatataaaaaatatttacaatctTGTACCGTCAAACTCATCCACTAACAAATCAGAAATCCAATTGATGTTTCGAAATTCTTGATCCGGTGACTCAATCTCCACACAACTTGTACCCTTTTCATCATTTGTTTTATTCACCTTAGCATGAGAAGTACTCCCAATCTCAAGATTCTTCAGCTCCTCAATTAATTTTGCATGGTTAGtcgaaaaaagtgaaaaactacTCTCACTTTGAACCGTTTGATCTATTCTTGGTTGAGATTGAGAAGAATAAAGAGGAGGGGGAGGAATACTATCTTGAGGAATTTGTTGAGAAGTCGACAAATTTCCATGTTCAGAGACAACAGTACCACAGTACTGATCATGTGGTGGTGGTGGCAGCTGATGATTACAAGAAATAACCATCCAAATACCATTTGGTTCATTTTCGATTAAAATGTCAGGGTAAGGTTGGATGTGTAAAGGGTACTGATACATATAATACCAATTGTACTTCGTCTCAAGACGGAGCTCTTTTAGTGTATGAGCAAAAAAACATACTCGTCTATCACATGCCGTGCCAGCATAACATAGATGAGTCTTGTACTTCGCGGGATGTAGCCAGTACTCGAAAACCCCGTGGCTCAATTCACAATTATCACCTTTAATGCAAGACGCGAATTTGTAGCTCGGGCAAGGAATTGGCaaataattgtattttcttggGTCACGCCGACGTGCTTTTTCCCCTCGGTGTGTAAAGGGACAAGAGGGCCAATCGTGACTTAAAAGGTTTTggcatctttttattttatatgcgTACATACGAAATTCATCTGATTCGTATAGAGCTTGATCGATTAATTCATGAAAATCATCGTGAATTGTTTCTTGCTCCTCGGATTGTTGACGAAATGGGGAAGGTGATGAATTGATGTAGCTGAAATGGCAATCATTCCTATAGGCCATCTATTAATGTATAGTGATGATACGATTGAAGAAATGTAGGATGAAAACGAAACAAAAAGATGTATGATTTTACACAGAGAAAAGTTACGGTTAGGATAAAGAAGAAAAACTCTTTAGAACAGCTGAAATAGAAACTTTGAAAGAAATTTCTTGAAACAGAAAGAAGCAAATACTAGCAGAGAAAGAGTGAAGTGAATTCTAGCAGAGTAAGAGTGATTGTGGAATTGGTGAATGAATACGGGAGTTATTTATAGCTTGAAGAAATCAAGTGCAACTTACTCTAagaatatatttatgtttaacTATCATTCTCTCTTTCGGAATTTATGTGAcacattttatttcaaaaaagagaatccactttttcaatatatagaaataatttaatttaagaattttatttataccaattAGTGAGATGAGTTATAGAAGTACAAATGTCTAAAGTGGATTAAATCAACtcactattttaaaataatttatttatattttaaaaactatacaaAAAGTTAATATAAGTTGCAACTCATTTCATGTCAATgcgattaaaaatatattttaagatattaatgaaagtttatatatatagcttaaatctcaaaaaaaaataaaaaatatcacatcaattgagatggaaaaaatatttagcAGTCATAAAATAAATAGACTCCATTAATATTTATTGTAATCTACTTTAACTACTACCTGCATGCAATCCTACACGTGTGTATTATACACgggaaaaatcaaaaaagaaaaaaacataattaaaaaaaaaaaagctcttCTCGCCCCGGCGGTTACAATTTTACTTGTCGGTGAAGTTTGGGTATATATGAACAAAAAGTCAGCAAGGAGCCTTAAATAAGGATAGAAATTAGGTtataaaatgtcatttttcagACTTTTACCTACATGCAAAACTCCAGGTATCCGGAAAAAAACGAAAcaagatgaaaaacaaaaaaggtTTCTTCTCATGCAATCCTACAAGTATTTGTATATCCAAAATTTTATTGAGGTTACAACTTTTTAATTAATTGAATATGTGATTTGATAATGATCCAACTACGGAAACAAAAAACAAACACACAAACTAAAGAATCGATGAAATCGAAATACAAAAAGTAAAGGATAGCAAAATAGAATGATAATGACAGAAAGATAAACAcaaagaagataacaaaaggaTAACCAAAGGGTATTTCAAACCCTAAGACCTCCCTTGTTGATTACCAACAAGCACATAACTCTTACGTTGACCGCAAGAGAATCGAAACTCCCTTACAACCATCatttcaaaacaaatatcaacATTGGCTTTCCAAGCactcaaacactctctaaaagaGTTTCATCTCAATCAATAtccaaaaattaaggaaataagcTAGCtcccaagtatttatagtttaggttaattattacacatttagggcccaaaagtgacccaatggCAAGAAAAGACACACTAGGGGCTGTTTTGACCCACTCTTGAAATGCTATAGCATATCAAAGGCGGATCCAAAGCGCCTTGGGCGCATATCCCTTCCAAGGGGCTTTCGAGCTCCACTTTACACTCCTTCGACCTTGtcaaagtcctttgaccctcCTTAATGATAATATTCGTTCATGAGGCATTTTTTATAGCACTAAGGAGTCGTCAAGAACCTCGAGCATCATATGTATCCCATCCAAAGGTCCGTAGGCAATTTGGCTTATATCAtcttccccttcttgaaaaggatacaACCTCGAATtcaaaccttgcaaaatcaaaggaaggacaaataaatacaacatcctcatgacatgagggttagtacaaataatcatagcatcatgccaaggtgcacacacttaagatataactAAGGATCCcttgttttaatcatgaaaagcttattgaaaagGTTACAAAGGAATTAGCTATGACAAATATTAAGAGATAAGGAAATCGCAAAGGTCATATGGCCTCACCAAGCTAAAAAGGTGAAACTTCATTCATCttaggagccataagacacaattgcttcATTATCTCTTCAAAAGACCGTGCCAAATGTGGTACCACCAATAGTTCATAAATCCACAAGTGTTTTTTGGATTCAAAGATGTGAATGACCCACATAGAATATCACTCAACTAAGTGGACCAACCAATAAGCTCCCTACCTCCACATGAAATAATTCCAAGACTAACATagatatcatcataagcaaagagatAGTATAGAAAAGAATCAAGTATAAAAGCATCATTAAAGGTTCTATTATCTATAAGAAGGTCATTTGCCTCAAAAGATTTATCATGTAACGCACATAAGGATGAAATCAAATCATTTAAACACATATAACCTCTTTCTTTCAAACTCGTCCCTTAAAAAAGGGGTTACCAATTGTAAACAATTCAAAAAGAAGGTTATCATATGGGTGGAATTCATCCAAAGTGTGTTTAAGAGAAAACTCTCTCCTTGACCTACACGTAGTAAAACATTGGTCAAGAATTGAATCATACAATGTTGAACTCCCTTAAATCTTCtctttactcttcttctttaaTGAACACTCATCTTTATTGATAATGCCGCTCATGCATAACTTGGGTCTATCAAGTGGATTGCAATTCCCCAAAAAATACTTGCCATCATTGAGAAGGATTCTAATATCCTCCTTCAAGTCTTGTTTGTCATCTAGACTAAGCAACAAGTTGGTGCGTGGAAAACACCACGGCCCATTAGGTCACTGGGTCAAATGGAAGAATTAGACAAGAGCATGTGTCAAGGCAATACTCACTTTTCCCCATGGTGCCATTTTCACAATTAGATCTACCCTCTACATAACCATCGACAATTTCATAATCAAAGAAagggtagagaaaggtatcacgcAAATTAACTTCAACCAAAGGTCATAGACAATTTTTAATCTATCATAAAACACactaaaattgaattttttgtttgaaaaatgttatttgaatttaaaaattaccTCACATATTTTTTATCACTCCAAATTCGACACAAATggaaaaaaaaactcaatataTCTTTTATTCTATTATCACCCTAATAACTTAGAATTAAAACACTTGTTCAATTAAACAAGATCATCATCGGGACCACAAAAATTATGATCAAATAAAAGAGGGTTGGATTGGGTTTTTTTGATTGGTTGGGTCCGAGCTGAGTCattaaaagtaaaaacaaaattgGTGAGATATTTTTTAAAGAGGAAAGGACACTCTCTATCTATTTTAAAAACAAATGGTAAGCATTTGACCAATTTCCCACATTATGTCCAATcgatcaaattattatcatttaatAGCTATTGGATTACTTTGGACCTCCCCTTCCTTCTTGGGTCATTTTGGACCACTTTTTAAATGGTTGTTCTTTTTTATGGGGTTTCTCttcatttatataaaaacaaatgGCTTATATTTGGGCTATTAGACATAGAGTAGCTAGTTGACCCAAACTAATTCCAAAAATGACTGGTTGAAACTGCATCAATATGGTATATGatttgtatcaatatggtataaggAGTGTATTAATATGGATCAACGACTGTATCAACATGGTAATATCAAACTGATACAATGTATATGCATGCATATACAGTTTTATACCACACTGATACAATGCttataccatattgataatattttttcaatagagACGGAACCTATGCATGCATATACAATTTCTATACCAAATTGATATAATGCTTATACAGAGAGGAAATCTACATATGCATATACAGTCTTTATACCAAACTGATAGAACACTTATACCCCTTTGatacatttttacttttttaaaaatacagaaatgaaattaaaaaaaatagaaatgttGAATTCTCTTTTCATAAGAAAAATGGACAACATTTTTTGTTAAATGGAAcaacaaaaacttaaaaaaaaaaaaaaaga
Proteins encoded:
- the LOC124895822 gene encoding zinc finger CCCH domain-containing protein 24-like, which gives rise to MAYRNDCHFSYINSSPSPFRQQSEEQETIHDDFHELIDQALYESDEFRMYAYKIKRCQNLLSHDWPSCPFTHRGEKARRRDPRKYNYLPIPCPSYKFASCIKGDNCELSHGVFEYWLHPAKYKTHLCYAGTACDRRVCFFAHTLKELRLETKYNWYYMYQYPLHIQPYPDILIENEPNGIWMVISCNHQLPPPPHDQYCGTVVSEHGNLSTSQQIPQDSIPPPPLYSSQSQPRIDQTVQSESSFSLFSTNHAKLIEELKNLEIGSTSHAKVNKTNDEKGTSCVEIESPDQEFRNINWISDLLVDEFDGTRL